A window of the Miscanthus floridulus cultivar M001 chromosome 14, ASM1932011v1, whole genome shotgun sequence genome harbors these coding sequences:
- the LOC136502941 gene encoding uncharacterized protein, whose amino-acid sequence MDEFRKALEEWWVEDLGFEGDIFTWRNNQFQEDGFIRERLDRAVANLEWRCLSPEAQVVNGDPRHSDHRPLIIQTKPPETLPCRSGGGSFRFEAAWVEEEKCREVIESAWLQATTGGGGLKVASALTEVASSLSNWSANALGDMEKRRKRLQQELESCRRGVWSKENVEKEGVLCYRLEKIEEQIDTYWRQRAHTKWVQMGDKNTEFFHASCSERKRKNKIGKLKKETGGWVEEEEEKRSYITNYFVNLFRSVGSHDAHRLLNCVVPRVSQQMNEDLMREEIVAALKSDWEPQSTRPRWYAISLL is encoded by the coding sequence atggatgagtttagaaaagctTTGGAGGAATGGTGGGTGGAGGATCTTGGTTTTGAAGGGGATATTTTCACCtggagaaacaatcaattccAGGAAGATGGCTTTATTAGAGAACGGCTTGATCGTGCTGTGGCAAACCTGGAATGGAGATGTTTATCCCCTGAAGCACAAGTGGTAAACGGTGACCCACGTCATTCGGATCACCGCCCTCTCATTATCCAGACAAAGCCACCTGAGACGTTGCCTTGCCGCAGCGGTGGTGGCAGTTTTCGTTTTGAGGCAGCCTGGGTTGAGGAGGAAAAATGTAGGGAAGTGATTGAGAGCGCCTGGTTACAGGCCACGACAGGTGGTGGGGGTCTGAAGGTGGCGTCTGCTCTTACTGAGGTGGCAAGCAGCTTGTCCAACTGGAGTGCAAATGCGCTAGGTGATATGGAGAAACGGCGCAAGCGGTTGCAGCAGGAGCTTGAAAGTTGCCGTAGAGGTGTATGGAGTAAGGAGAATGTGGAAAAAGAAGGTGTGCTGTGCTACCGGCTGGAGAAAATAGAGGAACAGATTGATACCTATTGGCgtcagagagcacatactaagtgGGTGCAAATGGGAGATAAAAATACAGAGTTCTTTCATGCATCATGCTCGGAGAGAAAGAGGAAGAATAAAATAGGAAAACTAAAAAAGGAGACAGGGGGCTGggtagaggaggaggaagagaagaggagTTATATTACTAACTATTTTGTAAACCTTTTCAGGTCAGTTGGGAGCCATGATGCCCATCGGCTTCTCAACTGTGTTGTCCCAAGGGTTTCCCAACAAATGAATGAAGATCTCATGAGAGAGGAAATTGTAGCAGCTCTGAAGTCAGATTGGGAACCTCAAAGCACCAGGCCCCGATGGTATGCCATCTCTCTTTTATAA